The following coding sequences lie in one Candidatus Omnitrophota bacterium genomic window:
- a CDS encoding response regulator: VLLDLRLPYLSGDHIMKLLKDKDRIPAKVLIISGLPGEVIASTAERYGAAGYLEKPYTPRELLKKVAELFEDFDAPCE; this comes from the coding sequence GTGCTGCTGGATCTGCGGCTTCCGTATTTGAGCGGAGATCATATCATGAAACTGCTGAAGGACAAGGATAGGATCCCGGCAAAAGTCCTGATTATATCGGGGCTCCCGGGAGAAGTGATAGCGTCAACCGCCGAGCGTTACGGCGCCGCGGGCTATCTGGAAAAACCTTATACGCCGCGGGAACTTTTAAAAAAAGTCGCGGAACTTTTTGAAGATTTTGACGCGCCGTGCGAATGA